From the genome of Malus sylvestris chromosome 13, drMalSylv7.2, whole genome shotgun sequence:
GAAATGTCTTGATACTAATCCACCCTTGTTGCTAGTTAAATTTTGTACAAAAACAACCCATTTTGTACCCCTTTTTGGACATACATAAATTGTGTTAATTCTTATGAAGGAAACTATGGAACTTAAGGTTAGTTTGGGGTTGATGTgctgtgaagaaaaaaaatgatgtttTCGAAAGCAAGGGTAGAGCTGCTTCTACTTTCTCTTTTGGGGCCATGATTTTGACAGAGCTGCTTCTGTCTTTTGTTTGACACATGATTTTgacaaatttatttttcatttatcgAGCACAATTTTAGCCCTagttgcttttaaaataatttcagcAAGGCTAAACTAGCCTTTAGCCTATCTCACCAAGCAAAATTAGTTCATTTTATCCAAACAATTAACAACTCTCAAAACAAAGTCACTTAGTCACCTGCATATAATAGAGGTTATCCACACATCCCTCTCAATTTTCTGTTGTCGagtcgaatgaattgaaaaagattaataattaaaattaacaagaatttGTGGTATGTaaaatgggtgtgtgaatagcactattTTAGTAGACGGAGgaaaaagaacaatggaattgaatacaaaatttgttgtttttaaactcttaatcatagaaattggaaaatgacacctatttatatggaatttaaacttgggaattggaggttccaaattccaagtttttttccatgcggaaattctaaatttctatatttatgaattcaaacaagagaattggtgcatgtcaatttataaattctgtttttaatccaaattccaaatttattttcttcgtCTAAACATAGTGTTACATTCCTCCTCAGTGGAAATTTCAAGTTCCGCCGTTGGGGTTAGTTATGTCATCATGTAATTAGggtttcattttatttcaagaTTAATACGATATTTTTATGGCCCATGGTATTTATCGAGCAATAGTCAGTTGGCTAAATCATATGTCaacatataaattttttttcaaataaattcTATAAATTATAGGAGTTTAGAGTgtcgttaaaaaaaaagtaatcgGGAACtcgaactttttttttaatacatcgatACTTTTACATTaagattcaaaaaataaaaaaaaattaaaataaatttgatgGCGTAGAAAAACCAGTTAACTAGGAGACCGTTGGATATCTACCACGAAGAACTAGACGGATCAAACGGACGGTGGGCCAGAATCCACTTATAATTAGACGAATCAAACGGACGGTGAGCCAGAATCCACTTATAGACGGACAGGATTTTACCGTTGTGATATAACTCTACGGAAATTACGAAACCACCCCTCCCCCTTTACTGGTACCGCAAATCGGATATCCTCGCCGAGTCTCGGCTCCAAAACTGCTTGAATGGGGGCACTCACATACTCCTTCTCTGGCGTTTCTCTCACTCCAACGGCTCTAAAACCGGTCGGCACAAATGGGTCCTCCTCCAGAAACCAAAATTCGGGCTTGAAATTGTCAAATGGGTACTCGTCGTTTTCTTCTCGCCGGCCATTTCCCGCTCAGAAGCTCTCAGTCGGAGTGAGAAGGTCGGTGATTGTTGGTGCGAGGAAGAACAGCAACAAGGAGAAGAATAAGGAAGACAATCACAGCTTTGCATCGAAACCGGATGAGGCCACTGGGCCTTTCCCTGAATCTGTGCTGCTTAGACAGGTTCCCATTAATTAAATTTCTACACAaactcttctctcttttttgaCTTGTTtattttgggtttattgatTTTTTGACTTGTGTAACTTTGGCTTCTGAAAAATTGGGACTTTTGAGTCCGACCCTTTAATTTTTGGCTGCTGTAGAATGCACAAAGTTTGTTATGGGGGatttaaactaagtaaattatTGTTTCTGATACATTCAAATTGTGGGTTTGTTCTGTTTCTTTGGGTTATTGTCTTTTACCACTCAAGTGTGAGCCTTGCGTCGAAagagattttatttttcttgaaaaactAAATGAAtgtggataagataagatttttTTGGGTTGCTTATGTTTAATTATGGTGGATTTTGGGATGAGACTTTGTTATGAATTGCAGAAGAAAGTTCAGGAAGATGGTAATCTTGTCCCCGAGTTTGCTGATGCCGAAGAAGGCGAGTCATCATGATTCAAAAGTGATTGCTGCTTTTAGAAAAAAGGAGTAGCGATTGCCCTTTTTTCGAAGAATGATTTGGGGTGTTGCagttattaattttgttttcgTCACTATGCAGAGAAGGTGTATGAATTTTTGAAGCTTCAGCTGCAAAGCGATTTGAATGAGGAACGAAGTAAGTGTTATTCATGCTCATTTTTCTTGCTAGTAGGTTTGTCTCTTGGTTTGACTTGTGTGATCTAAATGGTGAAAGAAATTGTCTTTCCGATAATTCATAAAACAAGTGGAAAATGTTATTGAGTTTTAACCGCAATGGGCTGGTTATGACTTACTGTTTCCGTTGTTACAGTGCGCCACTATGAACTGGTTTATCTGATTCATGAGAAGCATGCGAAAGAGGTTGGGAGTGTCAAGGAGAAaattgaaggttagatttttttttttttcttccaactcTCTTAGTAATGCCTCTGTTAATACTGAATCGTAGATTCACCATGATTTTGATGTATGCAAAATTTTCCCTTCTAACTCTCGTAGTAATGTCTCCGTTATTACTGAACCGAATATGATAGGTTCACCATGATCTATTTAAATTTTTGTCTTCCAAATCTCTTAGTACTGTCTCTACAATAAAGAGACAAACAGAAGTAGAGTTCGAAATAAGGTTACAGTCTTACAGATACTGTGATGATGTCTGGATGTTTCGGTGTAAATGTTTTCCTTGCTGAAAGGTTGATCTCTCACATTTAGCTTGGCCTTGAAATAATGTCAGCGCTGGCCCTTGAAAAATCTGTAGCAATTTAACTTTAAGTATCATATTTGAAGAATTTTTTGAGGAGTGGTGATGAACTTGGATGGAtagcttttcttgtttttaacgTTAGAATTTAGCTTTTCACCTAACATGGCAAGTGAGCTTGTAATTGGTATAATTTCATCTACCTATAAGTATTGCTTAGATTGAACATTCATATAGCAACATGCTAACGTTCTACTGAAGGGGCATATACTTATCGGAATTCTTGTAGAATGAAGTTCCCTTACCCTTGTGAGTTGCAGTTGAAATATATCGACAAATGTTTATTgatgtttatatttgaattgCTTGCAGAGTTTCTAGGGCAGAAAAAAGCCAGGATATGGAGAGTGAGTGATTGGGGAATGCGAAGACTAGCATACCAAATAAAGAAAGCGAAGAACGCTTACTATGTTTTGATGAACTTTGAGATGGAAGCCAAATGGATAAATGACTTCAAGACCATGCTAGACAAGGATGAGAGAGTCATTCGGCATCTTGTGATCAAGAGGGACGAGGCAATCACAGAAGACTGCCCTCCTCCTCCTGAGTTTCACACCCTCGGTGGAGGTACAGattctgatgaagaagaagaggatgatATGGAGTATGATGACGAAGaatatgaagatgaagatgggatTATCATTGTCGACGCTGACAATGATGATATAGAAGAAAGGGTAGAACAACTAGTGTAGGAAAAACAGGAATGATAAGAAAACTGAGGGCAGAGAAATTGACaaatgtttttgtataaatttgtgTAAAACGTTTAAATTTGTAGAAATCTTTTACATTGTGTTTGGATgaggaaatttaagattactaaggaattttaaagtAAGTATATATAGAAATgacagaattttttttctttctaaaatttgtgaattttcttgtttggctaactaaaataaaatggaatttgaaaacggattttatttttaagctCTCACTCATAGAAATTTGGAAATGACAtctatttacatgaaatttaaacttgggaagaGTTTCCAAactccaagttttttttttttctaaacagaaattctaaatttgtatgtttatgaatccaaacatgAGAATTAGTGTATGCTAATTTCTAAATTCTGACTTTTGTCAAAATTCTCAAGTTTATTTCCACTTATCATCTATTTGTATCATTTTTCTAATAGAGGTAAGGTCCACTAACACAAGTGGTTAAATTTTTAGGTAAACTGCGATTTGACCCCCCCCCCAAACTATTACTGCAGTTTTACACAACGAACCATTTCACATTGTCATTAcacttttttttagtacaataaACTTTATTATGTGTCCACACATCATAATTTTATTGGTAGTTATAAGTGACATGTAAGAATTAATGATAAAAAGACTAATTTGCCCATGAATTTGATAGAATAGTGGACGAAATCTAATGGCAAGGGGAAATTGGCTTGTTTCAAACATCCAGGGGTTAATTACCATTTAGGGGTCAATTTCAACTGGAGTAAGAGTTCAAAAGATCAAACGataatttacccttaattttatgtttaagaTATGAAAAAGGGATAAATGAAAACATTGTGTACAACTTAAAGATAAAAGAtgaattaatcataaaaatacCTTTCAATTCCAATTCTCCTCAAATAGTAAAACTAAAACGATAAGTTTCATTATTATCTAATCCACCTATCAAGGGGATATTTGGAAATATAGCCattttttaaatcacttgttgaaATATAACCTAAATTTTCCAATTTTATAAAACTAACcaaaattacaattaaaaagACATAATTACCCTTA
Proteins encoded in this window:
- the LOC126596459 gene encoding protein REGULATOR OF FATTY ACID COMPOSITION 3, chloroplastic-like — its product is MGALTYSFSGVSLTPTALKPVGTNGSSSRNQNSGLKLSNGYSSFSSRRPFPAQKLSVGVRRSVIVGARKNSNKEKNKEDNHSFASKPDEATGPFPESVLLRQKKVQEDGNLVPEFADAEEEKVYEFLKLQLQSDLNEERMRHYELVYLIHEKHAKEVGSVKEKIEEFLGQKKARIWRVSDWGMRRLAYQIKKAKNAYYVLMNFEMEAKWINDFKTMLDKDERVIRHLVIKRDEAITEDCPPPPEFHTLGGGTDSDEEEEDDMEYDDEEYEDEDGIIIVDADNDDIEERVEQLV